In one Candidatus Bathyarchaeota archaeon genomic region, the following are encoded:
- a CDS encoding M20/M25/M40 family metallo-hydrolase has product MKLLKKKKVYSLNFLKSLLEIYSPSGLEDEISKFLKEELISLGFKTERDNVGNVIAESSEGEPVILLCSHMDTVPGRIQVKLENEKLYGRGAVDAKGPLAAMIISSANLIQENFPAKIILAAVVDEEGSGKGIKNLINRKLNKLKVDYAVFGEPSGTRGVIIGYKGSLKLKVFCETITGHSSAPWMFENAIEKAFKAWDIIKNFRHEKENLNSKFYAITSCLTKINGGSSFSIVPNQCEMEVDLRIPPQISPKEIFKLLKEKLNFTKIKALGYAKGYEVDLNSPLVKSFIKAIKKIEGGQVTLLKKTGTSDMNVLAETLKIPMVAYGPGDSKLDHTQNEFIEIKDFLNSIKIYEEALKLLGKDCYYLNFDY; this is encoded by the coding sequence ATGAAGTTGTTGAAGAAAAAGAAAGTTTACTCGCTTAATTTTCTTAAATCTCTTCTTGAGATTTATAGTCCTTCAGGACTTGAAGATGAGATCTCTAAGTTTCTTAAAGAAGAATTAATTAGTTTAGGATTTAAAACTGAAAGAGATAATGTTGGAAATGTTATAGCAGAGTCGAGTGAAGGTGAACCAGTAATTCTCCTATGCAGTCACATGGATACAGTACCAGGAAGAATTCAAGTTAAACTTGAAAATGAAAAGCTTTATGGAAGAGGAGCTGTAGATGCTAAAGGCCCTTTAGCAGCGATGATAATTTCTTCAGCTAATTTAATTCAAGAAAATTTTCCTGCAAAAATAATTTTAGCAGCAGTTGTAGATGAGGAGGGTTCAGGGAAAGGAATAAAAAATTTAATTAATCGTAAACTTAATAAACTTAAAGTTGACTACGCTGTTTTTGGAGAACCAAGTGGCACAAGAGGTGTAATAATAGGATATAAAGGAAGCTTAAAGCTTAAAGTTTTTTGTGAAACAATTACTGGGCACTCTTCTGCACCATGGATGTTTGAAAATGCTATAGAAAAAGCTTTTAAAGCTTGGGATATAATTAAAAATTTTAGGCATGAAAAGGAAAATTTAAACTCTAAATTCTACGCTATAACCAGCTGCTTAACAAAAATTAATGGCGGCTCAAGCTTTAGCATCGTTCCAAACCAGTGCGAAATGGAAGTTGATTTAAGAATTCCCCCTCAAATATCTCCTAAAGAAATATTTAAATTATTAAAAGAAAAATTAAACTTTACAAAAATTAAAGCTTTAGGTTATGCTAAAGGTTATGAAGTTGACTTGAATTCTCCCTTAGTTAAATCATTCATTAAAGCAATTAAAAAAATTGAAGGAGGTCAAGTGACTTTATTAAAGAAAACTGGAACATCCGATATGAATGTTTTAGCTGAAACCTTAAAGATTCCTATGGTGGCTTATGGACCAGGCGATTCGAAACTTGATCATACACAAAATGAGTTTATAGAAATAAAAGATTTCTTAAATAGCATAAAGATTTATGAAGAAGCATTAAAGCTTTTAGGTAAAGACTGTTATTATTTAAATTTTGATTATTAA